ATCATGACAAAAGCAGCCTTGGAGAAAATTGAGGAGGTATATGCGTAATGAAAAATCCTCGCGATATTATTATTAAACCAATCATTACTGAGCGCAGTATGATGGATGCAGAAGACAAAAAATTCACTTTTAAAGTAGATAAAAGAGCCAATAAAATTGAAATCAGAAATGCTGTTGAAGCTATTTTTGATGTTAAAGTTGAAAAAGTGACGACAATGAACATGAAGGGCAAAGTAAAACGAACTGGCCGTTTTGTTGGAAAACGAGCGGACTGGAAAAAAGCAGTCGTGAAACTGACTCCTGAAAGCAAGGGCATCCAGTTCTTCGAAGGTGTTTAATCGTAACTAACCCGAAAAGCCAAATTAGCAAGGAGGAGCCATATGGGTATCAAAAAATATAAACCAACGTCCCCTGGACGTCGAAATATGAGCGTCAATACATTTGACGAAATTACAAAAAAAGAGCCGGAAAAATCACTGCTTGAACCGGTAAAAAAACATGCGGGCCGAAATGTGTATGGTAGAATTACTGTCAGACATCATGGTGGTGGTGCTAAACGTAAATACAGAATTATCGATTTCAAACGTAATAAAGATAATGTACCAGGAAAAATTGCTGGTATTGAGTACGACCCAAATCGAACATCAAATATTGCATTAGTACATTATTTAGATGGTGAAAAAAGATATATTATCGCACCACTGAAATTAAAAGTGGGAGATATGATTATGTCTGGACCTGATGCGGATATTACTGTTGGTAACTGTTTACCACTTAAAAATATTCCGGTCGGTACAATTATCCACAATGTAGAATTAAAAGCCGGAAAAGGCGCTCAAATGGTCCGCTCAGCCGGAGCAAGTGCTCAGCTGATGGCGAAGGAAGGCAATTACGCAACACTACGATTGCCATCTGGTGAAATGCGTCTTGTTCGTCTGGAATGTCGAGCTACTATCGGTCAGGTAGGAAATCTTGATCATCAGAATGTTCGAATCGGTAAGGCTGGTCGAAAAAGACATATGGGTATTAGACCAACTGTTCGTGGTTCTGTTATGAACCCGAATGACCATCCACACGGTGGTGGTGAAGGTCGAGCTCCAGTTGGACGTTCAGGTCCTGTTACACCTTGGGGTAAACCTGCACTTGGTTACAAAACTCGTAAGAAAAATAAGCAATCTGATAAATATATCGTAAGATCACGTAAAAAATAAATCAACCGTATAGATACACGAGAGGAGGTTGAACAATGGGTAGATCATTAAAAAAAGGACCTTTTGTTGACGAAAAGTTACTTAGAAGAATAGAAGCTATGAACGAAAAAGGCGAGAAAAATGTAATTAAAAGCTGGTCTAGAAGTTCCACTTTGTTCCCACAGATGGTCGGTCACACAATTGCTGTTCATGATGGCCGTAAACATGTGCCGGTTTATGTAACAGAAGATATGGTCGGTCACAAACTGGGAGAATTTGCACCAACAAGAACCTATCGCGGTCAT
This genomic interval from Eubacteriaceae bacterium ES3 contains the following:
- the rplW gene encoding 50S ribosomal protein L23, producing the protein MKNPRDIIIKPIITERSMMDAEDKKFTFKVDKRANKIEIRNAVEAIFDVKVEKVTTMNMKGKVKRTGRFVGKRADWKKAVVKLTPESKGIQFFEGV
- the rplB gene encoding 50S ribosomal protein L2, with the translated sequence MGIKKYKPTSPGRRNMSVNTFDEITKKEPEKSLLEPVKKHAGRNVYGRITVRHHGGGAKRKYRIIDFKRNKDNVPGKIAGIEYDPNRTSNIALVHYLDGEKRYIIAPLKLKVGDMIMSGPDADITVGNCLPLKNIPVGTIIHNVELKAGKGAQMVRSAGASAQLMAKEGNYATLRLPSGEMRLVRLECRATIGQVGNLDHQNVRIGKAGRKRHMGIRPTVRGSVMNPNDHPHGGGEGRAPVGRSGPVTPWGKPALGYKTRKKNKQSDKYIVRSRKK
- the rpsS gene encoding 30S ribosomal protein S19, which codes for MGRSLKKGPFVDEKLLRRIEAMNEKGEKNVIKSWSRSSTLFPQMVGHTIAVHDGRKHVPVYVTEDMVGHKLGEFAPTRTYRGHAGEKKSKLR